The Pongo abelii isolate AG06213 chromosome 23, NHGRI_mPonAbe1-v2.0_pri, whole genome shotgun sequence nucleotide sequence GCGTAACTAAATGCGCATAGGTGTTCATATCATTGTGTGTGATCTTCTTAAACATAAACTACACGATCATGCATTATAAACCTCATTTAAAATACAGCCCCTTCGTTAGGGAGCAGCGCACGCAGGCAGTGGTGTTTCTGTGTTcctggagaggggagggaggcagtCCTCACCTTATTTGCGCAGAAACACATAGATCTATGGCTGCACTGCGATCTGAGCAGACAGAAAACACGGAGCGAAGCACGCAGCTGTGGGTCTGCGTGGAACACGTGACTGTTTGCTCACACATGCACCCAGTGAGTGGACAGGGCTCCTTTGAGACCAGCCATAGGACCCGGTAGCCTTTGTACTGTGGGAGCCCTGACCTGCCTGTCGGGGCAGGTGgacctttccttttcctcctcttaccTGGGCTCTGTGTGTGAGCCCACCTCTCCCAGAGACACGCACTGCGGTGCCCCCCAACAgagacacaccacacactacacgctgcacacacacacaccacacaaaataCACAACGCATACCACACACCCCACATGCTGCACACACTACACACCATATGCtgcacaccacatacacaccccGCACACAAAATACActacataccacacacaaaatacaccacacacaccacacacaaaatacaccacacacaccacacacaaaatacaccacACACGaaatacaccacacaccacacacaaaatacagcacacaccacacacaaaatacaccacACATGaaatacaccacacaccacacactaaatacaccacacacaccacacacaaaatacaccacacacaaaatacatcacacacaccacacacaaaatacaccacACATGaaatacaccacacacaaaatacaccacacacaccacacacaaaatacaccacacaccacacacaaaatacaccacacacagaatacaccacacaccacacgcCACACGCCACATACACCACACGCAaaatacaccacacacactgcacacaaaatacaccacacaccacacacaaaatacaccacacacgccacacacaaaatacaccacACATGaaatacaccacacaccacacacaaaatacacccACACAAAATACACCACACACGaaatacaccacacaccacacacaaaatacaccacacacactatacacaaaaTACACCACACACGaaatacaccacacaccacacacaaaatacaccacacacaccacacacaaaatacaccacACACGaaatacaccacacaccacacacaccacacaccacacatgccacacacaaaatacaccacacaccacacacaaaatacaccacacaccacacacataccacacaccacacacaaaatataccacacacacaccacacacacagtgcACGCCaaacacaaaatatatacataccacacaccgcacacacaccacacactaaataatatatacataccacacaccgcacacacaccacacactaaaTATACTcacaccacaccccacacacaccacacacaaaatgcaccacacaccacacgccacacacacaccacacactataCACAAAATATGCGACACAAACAGTGCACACCAAacacaaaatacacacataccacacaccacatacaaaatacaccacacaccacacacaaaatatgccacatacacaccacacacacagtacCCACCGCACACAAAatatacacataccacacaccacatacaaaatacaccacacaccacacacataccacacacacagtgcaaccaaacacaaaatatacatataccacacaccacatacaaaatataccacacacaccacacatcatgcacacacacaccacacactaaatatacacacaccacaccccacacacaaaatacatcacacacaaaccacacacaaaatataCCACACCACTCACATCAAACGCAAAATATACACCACAcccctcacacaccacacacaaaatacaccacacaccacacacacgccacacacaaaatacacacaccacaccccacacacactatgcaccacacacaaaatacaccacacacaccccccacacacatcacacacaaaatatacacacaccacatcccacacacaccacacgcaaaatatgccacacacacaccacacacacagtacACGCCACAGAAAATATACCATGCAAACACACCACACAGCACACAACACACCACATACAAAATACGCTACACATATAAACATGCCACACAAAAAATACACCACACACAAACCCGACATgatacacacaccacatgccaCACACCACACAAAATAAACctcatacaccacacacacaccacacaccatacacacaccacacacaaaatataccgcacacaccacatacacctacccacacatacaacacaccacacacaacacgccacacaccacacaaaaaatacaccacatacaccacacatactAGACACCACACACCACTCACAAAAtatatcacacatacacaccacacacacacaccaatcacatgcacacacaccccacaaaaCATCACATACATCATACGCACACCACACACCACTCACCACACAAAAtacaccacatacaccacacacaacactTACAAAatacatcacacaccacacacacaccacacacacagcacacagcagaccacacacacacacacacaaaatacaccacACAGatatcacacacaccacatacaccgcgcaccacacacagaccacacacTATGCACagtacacaccacacacacagtacacaccacacacatagatacacacgCCACACAAAATATACTATGTAAATACACCACACAcgtacacaccacacacaaaatataCTACACATTCAtgccacacaccacaccacacacaaaatacaccacacatacacaccacacaaaatacacacacatcacacacactacATGCCATGCACCACACATGACACAAAAtacacctcacacacaccactcacaaaATACATCACgcatgcaccacacacacacagcacaaatcacacacacatacaccacatacacacaccaca carries:
- the LOC129052759 gene encoding cytochrome c oxidase subunit 3-like, which codes for MCVVCGVFCMWCVVCVYFVCGGYCVCGVYVAYFVCGVWCILYVVCGMCVFCVWCALFVSHILCIVCGVCVACGVWCILCVVCVGCGVSIFSCVVCVRCVVCIYFVFGVHCVCGVCVVYFVCGVWYVCGVWCILCVVCGVFCVWHVWCVVCVVCGVFRVWCILCVVCVVYFVCGVWCISCVVYFVYSVCGVFCVWCVVYFVCGVFCVGVFCVWCVVYFMCGVFCVWRVWCILCVVCGVFCVQCVWCILRVVYVACGVWCVVYSVCGVFCVWCVVYFVCGVCGVFCVWCISCVVYFVCGVCDVFCVWCILCVVCVVYLVCGVWCISCVVYFVCGVCCILCVVCGVFRVWCILCVVCVVYFVCGVCGVFCVWYVVYFVCGVCMWCAAYGV